The genomic segment GCCGATGCATGTTCATGGCCTCGCCCTGTCGGAATCGGGCGACACGCTCTACGCCTCGGGCCACAACAAGCTGCTCGTCTGGTCGCTCAAGGGGTAACGCCGCGGCAACGCAAGCAACGGTTCATGGCCCGCGGCCGTGCCCCATCGCTGTCGCCGTCTCAACGGCAGCTTGCACCGATCCCGGCAATCGGCAACACGACTTAATAAGGTCGGCCCGCCGTTGTTTGCGAGATCGCCCCATTGCGGAATCGCACCGATTAGGTTGACCGGCGGTGCGTGGGCGAGGATCTACGGAGAGAACACGTAGCTGTGTCTCGTTTACCTTCGTTTTTCTAAATTTTTCACGAAGGTCCGAAGTGTTACATATTCCTGCAAGTCAGACGCTTCGCTTGGTTCAAACACGACTTTTGATAGCAAGCTTGCAGCCGAAGGGCGCACGTCATCCGTCCATTCTTAAGGTGAAATTAATGCGCTGATGAAATCGTCACAACCGATAGAACCGATATTCGCGCTTCTACTGCGCATACTCCTTGGATTTTCGGTTCTTGTATGGCTTATTTCTTCCAGCGATTGCTTCTATCGGTCGCGATAGTGGTGCCGGCGTGGGGCGAGCTTGCAACTGCAGCGCCGCCGCCGGTTCTTCCTATGGATCCGGCTGCGCCGAAAAGCGTCGAGCCGTTGCCCGCCGATACGCTCCCATCTCAGATCCAAATTCGCGGGGGAGGTCAGCCGCCGGCGCCACCACCGACTCCGCCGCCATTGTCCGGGCAGCCTTCGGCCGAGGCAGAGCAGTTTCTCTTCCCGCCGGCTACGCGCGAACCGGCTCGTGAGATTTACTCGCAGCCCGTTCCGAACTCGTACGATCGGTTGAGCGATCGCCGGGTCGAAGATGTCTTCGATCAAGCCGGCACGCTCGGCAACGATGTGCCGCCGAATCGGCGCAATCCGTATCCTTACGGCAACGACGAATACTGGTACGGCCACGATGCGAACGTCGAGCAGTGGGGCAAGCTCCTTGAGTTGCCCCACGTGCGATTGGGCTGGTTCGCGGCCGTCGATACCTACGTGAATAAGCCGAGTTTGAACTATCACTGGAACTCCGGCGATACCGGCCCGCTCGCCGCGGAGCCGGTAACGCTCGGCGCCGCCGGGCTCAATTGGAATGTCTCGCCGCATTTCGACCTCGGCTACCGTTTCGAACACGGCCTCGGTGAGATCAAAGTCGGCTATCGCTACTTCAACGCTCAGGGAGTCGATCCGTTCCCGTCGTTCGATTCAAACGGTTTGGGAACCATTTCGACGAAGATCAACATGAGCGTGATCGACCTCGATTGGTGCACGCTCGATTTCAACTCCGAAGGTATGCCGTTCATCTTCCCCTTGTTGAAGTCGTGGGGACGTGCGGGGCTTGGCAAGGCGTTGACGCCGAACTGGTTCAAGCCGCCGATGGAGATTCGGTGGATCTTCGGCATCCGCGGCGTGACGATGAACTATGAATCGATCGGTGCCGGCGACCAACGCTTCGAACGCGTGATGAACAACTTCAACGGTTGCGGATTGCACTTCGCCATCGATCTCAATCAGCGGCTCCGCACGAGCTGGCCGCTATTCATCCACGCTCGGGCAGAAGGCTCCGGTATCTTCGGCTTCTCCGATCAGGTTTTCGAACGGGTCGGGACCGGCGTTAACGGCATCAGCACGGTCGATCGCGACGGTATCGGCGTGCCGACGGCCGTCGTCGAGCTCGGCCTCAGCTATGCTCCGCAACTGCCGAAACGTTCCACGAAGGTCACGCTCGCTTGGCAGCGCGAACAGTGGTTTTGCTTCGGCAACGGCGGAGTTTCAAGCGCCGACTTAATCATGCAGGGCGTGTTGCTGAGAGGCGAGTACAAGTTCTAGAGAGAGAGAGCTCGCTACAAGCACGACACGAATTCCGCGACCCAAACGTACGAGCCCGACGGGCATTTTCGGATAACGTTCTATGATTCGACGACATCAACTACTTGCGATGCTGATGGCACTCTCGACCGTGCCGGCCGCGGCGCAAGTGCAACAGCCGAACGCGACGACGGCACCGCCGCCGACCCTAGCGCCCAACTATGCACGTCCCGCAGGCTTTCTCGCACCGCCCGGCTATCCCGTAGCTGCGGCGAAGGGGGGCACTGCAGAGCGGTTTCCGCAATATGGAACGGCCTACACGGCAGAAAGCGTCGGCGAGCGGTATGCTGCGCCGACGACTCCTTCGGCCCCTTCCGCGGCGCCAGCCGGAGCATCGTCGTGGCCCGCTGCCATGGTGCGGCAAGCGCCCTCTTCGTCCCGTTACGCACCTCCTCGGCAAACTGCCCCGGCGACGACGTTCGACGCTCCGCTTCAACAACGACCGGTGGTTTCTTCCCTCGCACCAAGCTCGTCGGAGCCGGTCGTCGTAAGCGACGACTATCGTCCGTTCCCTCAACCTCGAAGCTCCGTCGTTCAAGCGGCCGGTACAAGCCGGTCTGCTTACGACTCGCGAGTTTCCAAGGCCGACTTCCAGCAGCAGCCGACACTTCAGCAACCGCAGCCGCCGGTGGTACTACCGGCACCGGTCGCGCCACAATCGCAGCTCAAGAGCGAGCCGCAAGTGCCGGCGCCGCCGTCGGACGTCGAATCGGACCCCTCGCAGTTTCCGACCGGCTCGTTCCGGCTCGATGAACTCGTCGGCATGGCGATCACGCACAATCCGATTCTGCGCCGGGCGATGGCGGAAATCGAAGAGGCGAAGGGAGAGCGCGTGCAGGCCGGACTCTATCCGAATCCTGCGATGGAAACGAACAACCCGGAAGTCTTCGCCGGCCAGACGAGCTTCGTCAACTTCGGTTTTCAGCAGTTCATCGTCGTGAAAGGTAAGCTTCGGCTTGAAAAAGCCGCTGCCGACCAACTCGTGCGCGCCAGCACGGCCGAGTACCGGCTCGAGCGCTCGCGCATGCTCACCGACGTTCGCAAGCAGTACTACGAAGTTCTCGCGGCGAAACACCGCGTGTATCTCGCTCGTCATCTGACCGCGCTCGCCGAACGAGGCGTGAACGGCTCGCGTCAACTTGAGAAAGCCGGTGAAGGAACGCGGACCGACGTGCTCTTGCTCGACACTGAGTACCAGCGCGAACTGATTCGCCTGCAGAACGCCGAAACGACCTATCAAGGAGAGTTGAAACAACTCTCGGCGGTGGTCGGTCTTCCCGAAGTCGAAATTCGCGACGTTGAGGGAACGCTGTTCGAGACGCCGCCGGTTTTCAACGAACAAGACGTACAGGCGTTCCTCAACCACACCAGCACTTATATCGAGAAAGCTCGCGCCGAAATTACGCGCAGCCAAATGCAATTGCGGCGGGCGGAAGTCGAGCCGTATCCGAATCTCCGCATGGGCCCGGCGTTCCAAACCGGCACGCTCCCCAGGTCGGCGCAGTTCTGGCTTACGGTCGAATTCGAGATTCCGGTGTGGGACTTGAATCAAGGCAACATTCGCAAGGCGAACGCAACCGTTCAGGAACGGTTGGCGGATCTCGAAATCTTGCGCAACGAGTTGAATCGTAAGACGGCGGAGCTGTTCGCACGGCACCAAGCCTCGAGAGAGCGGGCCGAACGGATTCGCACGCAAATCCTTCCCAACGCTCAGCAAGCACTCAACCTGATTCAAGACGCCTACGTCAAAGGCCAATTCGACGTGAATCGCCTCCTCGAAAGTCAACGCAATTTGGCCGAGGTCTCGAGCGACTACTTCGAAGCCGCCGAGGAATCTTGGATCACGGCTTCCGAACTGGCGGGAATGCTCCAGATCGAACAGTTCCCGCAATAGACACCGTCGCTTAGCAGCGACGCCTCGACTCGCGAAGTCGACGGACCGAACAGGTACTTGTGGAAGACACTTATGATGCGACGCAATCGACGACTACTACTCGCAGCCTGCGCGACGCTCTTAAGCGTCACGGCGACGGCGCGCGGTCAGCAGTTCGCCGAGCCGGCTCTGTTCGCACCCCCCGCACCTCCCTTCGAGTCGGTTGCGCCTGCGGCGGACCATGCCGTGCAACAAGCCGTCCATAATCCAGCCGGTTATCCGGGGGCCGGCTATCAAAGGGCCACGGTCGGCGATCGCTATGCCGACACGGTCGGTTATCAATACGGGCGACCTACCGGCGACGTCGTTCCAGCGGTCGCCCTTGTGAACGCTCGGAGAGAAGCGCCCGCGGAAGCCGTGCCGCTTTCACAGGCGCCGAGTTTCGGCGGACCGGCGGTGCCGATCTTGCCGCCGACCACGTTCCGACTCGACGATCTTGTCGGGATCGCGATTGAGCAAAATCCGATTCTTCGGCGTGAGCAAGCTCGTATCGATGGGGCGAAGGGGGACCGGGTTCAGGCCGGACTTTACGAGAACCCGATCATGTTTACGAACAACCCGGAAATCTGGGCCGGCCAGAGTACGTTCGTCAACTTCGGATTCAAGCAGAAAATTGCGGTCAAAGGAAAGATGCGTTTGGAGAAAGCAGCCGCCGATCAAGCGGTTCGTTTTCAGACTGCCGAATATCGCCTCGAGCGCGCACGCATGCTGACCGAAGTTCGTAAGCAGTACTATAAGACGCTCGCCGCCAAGCACCGGATCTATCTTGCGAGGCATTTGACGGGGCTCGCCGAGCGAGGTGTCGGGGGAGCTCGCCAGTTGCAGAACGCCGGCGAAGGTTCGCTGACCGACGTTCTCTTGCTCGACACCGAATATCAACGCGAGCAGATCAACCTCCGCAACGCCGAGACGAACTTTCAGGGCGAGCTCAAGCAACTAGCCGCGATCGTCGGATCGTCGGGCATCATCATCGAAGATATCGATGGGACGATCTTCGACGCACCGCCCGAGTTCAACGAGTCCGACGTCCAAGACTTCGTCGCCAATGATAGCTCCTATGCCGAACGGGCTCGCGCCGACCTCACGCAAAAGCAAACCGAGCTACGGCGGGCGGAAGTCGATCCGTATCCCGATCTCGAACTCGGTCCACACTACGTCGCCGGTACGTTGCCAAGCTCGGCTCAGTACTGGTTCACCGTCGAGTTTCAAATTCCGGTGTGGAACCTCAACCAAGGAAACATTCGCAAGTCGAACGCGGCGGTGCATAAATCGATCGCCGCACGCCGCACGACCTACAACGAGAACCACAAAAAGGTTTCGGAGCTCTTCGCCGAATACCGTGCGGCACGCCAGCGCGCCGAGCGGATCCGAATTGAGATTCTGCCCAACGCTCAAGAAGCTCAGCGTCTCGTGCAAGATGCTTACGTGAAGGGGCAGTTCAACGTGAATCGCCTCTTGAAGAGCCAACACAATCTGGCAACCGTATCGAGCGAATACTTCGATGCGGCCGAAAAGGCTTGGGACACGGCCGCCGAAATCGCCGGAATGCTCCAACTCGAACAGTTCCCGTAAGGCGACATCGACGAGAATGAAGCCTTATTGGCATGCGCTCGGCATTCTCTTGGCGATAGGATGCCGTCTCGCACCGGCCGCCGAGTTGCCGGCCGACTTTGCGCGCACGTACGAGGTGCAGACGCAAGCTCGAAGCCCGTACGACATGGGGGCCGTGTCGCATCCGCATACCAAGGCGGGATCCGAGCACGTGCGCGACAACGGCTTTTTGATCGAAGAAGCCTTCAATCAAGAAGCCAACGAGATCCAGCACATCGCCAATTGGGTCTACCAATGGGACCGCTACGCCGGTGTCTCATCGCGCGAGTGGATCTACGCCTACACGATGGACGTCCCGCTCGGTTCGCAAGACCATGAGTTCTCGATCACCGTGCCGCTCGTCGGCGGGCGCGAGAAAGTGCCGGGTGCCGCCGATCTCCGCGAAGCCGGCGTCGCAGACACTCTCTTAAGTTATCGCTATCAACTGTTGTCCAGCGACGATTTTCTCTGGTGTGCGCCGCGGGCGAGCTTGATCGTACCGACCGGGGATTCCGACTATCGGCTCGGCGTCGGCGAAGTCGGCTATGAGTTCTTCTTACCGGTGAGTCGCTACGGCAAGAACTTCGATTTCCACTTCAACCTGGGTTACACGTATTTCCCACAGATGCCCAACGTCGTGCTGCCGGGACTCATCGACTTAGAGAGCTACCTGGATGGCTGGACGATCGGCGGCACAGTCTTATGGAAGCCGCGTTACGATCTCCATTACTTCGTCGAAGCCGTGCTTAATCGAAACACCGGCTATAACGATTTCGGCAGGCAGTTCGACCTCCATCAAGCGTTGATCAATCCGGGCGTGCGCTACGCACCGTTCCGGAGCGAGTCATTCGAGTGGGTCGTCGGCGTCTCGGTGCCGATCGGGCTGACGGCGATCACGCCCGACGTCGGCGCGTTCGTCTATATGTCGCTCGAACACGTCTTTCGCGATGCGGAATGAGGCGGGCTCCCGAGGAAAGCTATCATCGCTTCGAGCTATTCGTTCGCAAGATCGCCAACTCACCCCCGAGACCTAACACGCCGGCGACGACGACCCGATCACCGGTTTGCAGGCGTTGTCCGCCGGAATTGGGCGAGCTGTCGACGTAGATGGTTCCCGCGCTGCGCCGAACGACGGCGACCTTGCGCTGTGCATATTCGCGGCGCGCACGATCGACCTCGACGAAGACCGTCGAAGAGTCTCCTTCTTCGATCAAGGCCGATTCCGGAAGCGCGAGCACGTTCGGGTTGTGCGGCAACTCGATCGTCGCCGTAATGAATTGACCGACGGTGAGGTTGCCCTCTTTGTTATCGAGCCATCCCATCACGACGCCGGTTCGCTGCGCCGGGTCGATCACGCTGCCGATCAGGTCGAACGTGCCCGGCAAGCGGTTGTCCGCCGGATCGGATTTAAGATCGATGGTCCAACGCCGGGCTTCCGGCTTCAAGGCCCGAATCGCCCATAAGTCTTCTTCGTAGATATTGGCAAGCACTTGCAGTCTGCCGAGGTCGGCGATCTTGAACAAGTCGTCGCTCGGCTCGACCATATCGCCGACGTTGAAGCTCTTTTCCAAGATCACGCCGTCGATCGCGGCGCGAACTTCGATCTCCGCCCATTTCTTTTCGATCTGCGGGTTACCGGATTGCTGCGAGTTCTTAATCGATTTGAGTTCGTTATAGATCGCGGTGATTTCTTCGTCGCTCATGCGCCACGAGCGGAGCGTGCGCTCGGCGCGGGCCACGGCGATCACGTTCGATTCGACTTCGCGCCGCGCTTCGTCCTTGGCTCGCTCCGTAACGACGCCGGTGGTGAGATTCTCCAACCGTGCCAAGATCACCTTGCTGGCTTCGAGCTTCGAGCTGGCGTCCATCAACTCGCTTTTCTTCTCGCCGATTTCCTTGCTCCAGACGACCGTGAGTAGCTGACCCTTCTTGACGAGATCGCCGTATTGCAGGGGCCGCTTTCCACCATGACCGTCGTCGATCGTGCCGATCGAGATCGCTTCGCCGCCGAAACGGGAGTGGACGTGAATCAGCCGATTCGGGTCGAGAAACAACGTGCCAGGCAAGCGCAAGGGCTGCGGCCCCGAGGCGGCCTCGATCTCCGCGATCCGCAGTCCGAGAAGTTGCGCCGAGGCTTCCTGCGTCAGACGAATGGTGTTCTCTTTATCGTCGACGAGTTCGACCAGCGGATCCGCCTTCGGTGCAGCGGCAACGGCGGGCTTCTTCGTGATCGAGCCGATCAGCTCTTTCGTCTGATTGGCATTCATCGCCGCGATTCCGACGGCAGCGAGCACGACGAGCCCCAGCACGATCTTGCTCCACGGGAAACTCGACTTTGAATCACGAGCGGCGTTCACGGCAATCTCCCTAATGCTAACTTGGTAAAGTCGATCCTATGTTTCTTGATGTTGAATTGCGTCAAATCGATTTAGCGACGCGGTTAAGAATCACGGCGCCGAACGAAGTTTCGGCGCGAGTCTGCAGCGCATCTTTCCGTCATCACCGATTCGGCGCAGGCGAAGCCCGCTCTTGAGTGCCGATCCAACAAGTTTGCGCATGGTTTTTTCATGAGAAACTATCCCCACGTTCGAAAGACCGACGCTCTTCATGCGGCAAGTCTCCCGATCCCGTACTTTGCCGGCCAAGTTGTTCGTATTGAGATCGGACGACCAATCTTGCAATTAGTCGACTCGATTCGGCGGTTGCCCGGCCAGGCACAAAACGGGCGTCAACGAGATTGCGAGTCTCTCGACACTCGCCCATCATGCGCTCTAAATCCAAATTGAAAAGCGGTGTTAAGAAGACGCAAATAACCGCGGGGAATTCGTTAAGAAAAATTAATGCCTCCTTAGGGCTATTTAATGCCTGTCATCTAACAATGCGTACAAATGTCGAGCAAATTCGAAACCAGTCGGCCGAATAACACGCGAACATTCGTTCGTACGGCGCTACCGGCATTCGTGCCAAGCGAATTCGCGAACGTCGTCGGTTCGGTCGATGCTTCTTCTTTCGCTGCCCCTCGGCTTATGCGACGCTCCGTCGCATCGTCCCTTGCACTCGGTGAATGGTGGGTTCCGTGTCCGGTGCCGGCGTGAAGATCCTGGTCATCGAAGATGAAGAATCGATCCGCAGATTCCTCAGGGCTTCCTTGTCGACGCACGGCTATGCCATGCTCGAAGCAGGCAGCGGCGAAATCGGACTCGCCCTTGCGGCGGAAGAAAAGCCCGATCTGATCATTCTCGACCTCGGCTTGCCCGACATCGACGGCAGAGAAGTGCTGGAGCAAATCCGCACCGGATCGCGCGTCCCGATCATCGTGCTTTCGGCCCGAGGCCGCGAAGGAGATAAGGTCACGGCTTTCGAGGCGGGAGCCGACGACTACCTCACGAAACCGTTCGGGATGCGAGAGCTATTGGCTCGCATCAACGCGGTCATGCGTCGTTCGGAACAAAACGAAGGGGGGGCGTTTTTCGAGCAACCGTATCATTGCGGCGACTTGAAGATCGACTTCGCTTCCGGCCGAGTGACGCTGAGCGATCGGGAACTCAAACTGACGCGAACCGAACTGAAGCTCCTTTCGTCTTTGGCCCGGCATGCAGGCAAAGTGATCACACATCGTCGCCTGCTCGAAGAAGTGTGGGGGCCGGCGTACGTGGACGAGCTCAATTATCTCCGTGTTTTCATGGCCGGACTGCGCCGCAAAATCGAAGTCGATTCCGCGCAGCCGCGGTATTTGCTCACCGAGCAGAGCGTTGGTTATCGCTTAGCCGACGACTAACCCCGCCTCTTAGCGGGCCGCGCGATCTCAGGATGAAGACGCGCGAAGAGCCTCTTGCGGCGCTGTGCGCCGGCGCAGCATGACTTCGCACGGATTCATCGATCTGATATTTGTGGATTCTTAATGCGCATCGCAGGGCATTTCAGAGAATCGGAATGCTTGCAAAGAAGTCAGAAACATGCGATTGGGTCTGAACGTGATGTAAGGAAACGCTTGGAAGTTTTGCTTTTCTATATGACTTCTTAATGCAATCACGTCGAATTTTTGTGTTTTCTTTGTCGTACTTTTCATTTCTCCCGTTGCGTGTAAGACTTAGATGCGGAGACGTGTAAAAGGAGGGGCGCGTGTCACTCACGATTGCCCCAAAAAACTCAAGCGCCGCTGTTGCAGACCGACTAACGCCCGTCGGCTATGTGCTCACCGCAACGGAAGCCGGCTGAGCGAAGCGAATGAATTCGAATCCCGTTTGAGTAGGCCACCGCGATCCGAGGATCGCTAAAGGAGCGTTTGCCGTGACTGTCGCAAGTGATGCCAAGTCGAAGTCGCCGTGGATGAAGATCGCGCTACTCGTCGCCGTCGTCGCGGCGATCGGAATCATGGCGCTCAACATGAATCAAACGCGCGAGCTGGTCGCATCGCTGAGCACGCCTTCCGTGGAAGCGAAGTCGAAGTCGCTCGTCGAACTCGTCGGCGACCGCGACGACACGGTTCGCTTAACACAAGACGACTCCGCTCGCTTGCTCGGAGTTCGAGTTGCCGAAGTGCGACGGGCGACCGAACCGCAGCCGTTGAATCTGCCGGGTACGTTGTTTCTCGACCCGAATCGGCTGATTCACGTCCATTCTCGTTTCGGCGGCGAAGCGATCTCGATCGGCAAGATCGACGACGGAAAGGGTAAGGGAGTCGCTCGGTCGTTGCAATACGGCGACCGCGTGAAGAAGGGGCAGTTGCTCGCGGTGGTTTGGAGCAAGGAAATCGGCGAGAAGAAGAGCGAGCTTATGGACGCCAGCTCGAAGCTCGAAGCGAGCAAAGTGATCTTAGCGCGGCTGGAGAAGCTCGCGGCAGGAATCGTCACCGAGCGGGCTAAGGACGAAGCTCGCCTTGAAGTCGAATCGAACGTGATCGCCGTGGCCCGCGCCGAACGTACGCTCCGCTCATGGCGCATGACCGACGATGAGATTAAGGCGATCTACGATGAGTTGCATTCGATCAAGCAGTCGAAACATTCCACGAATCCGGAAATCGAGAAGCGCTGGGCGGAGATCGAAGTCCGGGCGGCGATCGACGGCGTGATCGTGGAGAAGAGCTTCAACGTCGGCGATATGGTCGATCCGAACGACGACCTGTTTAAGATCGCCGACCTCAGCCGGTTGCAAGTGCTGGCGAATATCTACGAAGAAGATCTGGGGGCCGTTCGAGCCTTGAAGCCGGAAGCTCGTCGCTGGACCATCGATCTCAAATCGGATCGATTGAACAATCGGATTCCCGGCACGTTCGAATTGATCGGCAGCGTGATCGATCCGGCGCAGCGCACCGGGGTCGTGATGGGCTGGATCGACAACAGCGACGGCAAGTTGGCCGTCGGGCAGTTCATTACTGCGACGATCGAGCTGCCGTATAACCCGCAGGTGGTCGCTGTCCCGCGAACGGCTCTGATCGAAGAAGGAGATTCTTCGACCGTGTTCGTCGAGGTCGATCGCGCGCAGCGTGAGTACGCACGGCGCAAAGTCTCGGTCGTGCGTCGCGGGATCGACACCATCTATGTCGATAGCGCGCCATCGGCCGACGGCGACAAGCCTCTCCAAGTCGGCGAACGGGTCGTCGTCTCCGGCGTGCTTAGTCTCGGCGGCGAACTCGCCATCATCCGCACGGCCGCCTCCAAACGGGGCTAGGCGAGCCGCTCGCGAACCGCAATCTACCGCGTCTGTGAGAACACGGGCGATAGGTTTGCGCAACGATTGATCGAATACATAGATCGACATCAAGGAATCGCACATGGTCAGTCGTCTCGTTAATTGGTCGCTCGACAATCCGCTGATGGTGATCATCGCCACGCTGGCGCTAGTCGCCGGCGGGTTCTATGCGTTTCTGCATGTCAACGTCGAAGCGTATCCCGACCCTGCGCCCGCCATTATCGAGATCATCGCGAAATATCCCGGTGCTTCGGCCGAGGAAGTCGAACGCCAAGTCACGACGCCGCTCGAAGTAGCGCTCGCCGGCATGCCAGGTCTGAAGTACACGCGCAGTAAGTCCCTCTTCGGCTTGTCGCACGTGCGCAACCAGTTTGAGTACGGCATCGACTACTATGCGGCGAGGCAAGAGGTCATCAATCGGCTTCAGTTCGTAAAGGACTTGCCCGAGGGAGTCGAAGCCGAACTCTCGCCGACGAGTCCGACGGGGGAGATCATGCGCTACACGCTGCACTCTCCGCGCGACGCCGACGGCAAAGACATCTATTCGCTCAACGATCTCAAGACGGTTCAAGACTGGATCTTGGTTCGTAAGTTCCGCCGCATTCCGCGCATCATCGATACGGTGAGCAGCGGCGGCACGGTCAAGGCTTACGAAGTCCGCCCCGACCCCGATCGGCTGCTCCGTTACGGCATCACGCTCAAGCAACTCGAGACGACGGTTCGCGACAGCAATGCGAACATCGGCGGCGACTATCTCATTCACGGCGACAACCTACTCAACGTCCGCAGCATCGGTCTGATCGGCAACGGCGTCGACCCGATGCAATCGCCGGTGATTCTCAACACGAAGAATCCCGAAGTCGCCGCGAAGTATCTGCGCGACGAGGAAAAGCGACGCATCAAAGCGATCCGCGACACCGTGATCGTGTCGGTCAATAACGTCCCGATTCGGGTCGAGGACGTGACCGAAGGGGGACCGATTCAATATGCGGAAGACCTCGGCAAGCAGGGGGTCGTCGTTACGCACAAGCCGCGCATGGGGCGCATCAGCATCAGCTATCCCGACGACAAAAATAAAGACGGTGCAGCAAGCGGTAGCCACGATTCGGCTTCCGCAAAGTCGAATAAGAAGGTCGCCGGCGTGGCGGCCGATGGTCAAGGAACCGTCTGGCTCGACGATGTCGAGCGTGTGCAGGGAATCATCCTGTTGCGCAAAGGAGAAGCGTCGCTGCCGGCCTTGCGCGATGTGAAGGCCGAGATCGATACGCTTAACGCCGAAGGGGGCGAGCTCCTACCCGGCGTGAAGATCGAGCCGTATTACGACCGCACCGAGCTCATCGGCGTGAAGACTCACACGGTTCATGAGAACCTCTTGGTCGGCATGACGCTCGTCACGTTGATCCTCTTGATGTTTCTCACGAACGTCCGCTGCGCGTTGATAGTGGCGATCAACGTTCCTTTGGCTCTGCTCGTCGCCTTCTCGATGCTCTATCTTCGCGGGCGCTCGGCGAATCTTCTTTCGATCGGCGCGGTCGACTTCGGCATCATCGTCGATAGCTCGGTCATCATCGTCGAAAACATCTATCGCCATCTCACGTCGGGCCAACACACCGACGAATCGCTTAAGACGCGCATCTTCCGCGCCTGTTGCGAAGTCGAGCGCGGCTTGTTCTTCACGACGGCGATCATGGTCTGCGCATTCCTGCCGTTGTTCACGATGAAAGGTCCGGAAGGCCAAATCTTCGGCCCGATGGCCGACACCTATGCCTTCGCCCTCGGCGGGGCCTTGGTGCTCGCGCTCACGATCGCGCCGGTCCTCTGTTTGCTGTTCTTCAAGAACCTTAAGCCGGTCGAAGACAACTTCATGGTGCGGTGGTTGAAGTCGAGCTACTTGCGCCGCCTCGAGTGGTGCCTGAAACACCGCAACAAAACGCTGGTCTTCATGACCATCATGGTCGTGATCACCGCCATCGCGCTACCGACCCTCGGCCGCGAGTTCATGCCGGAGTTGGAAGAAGGCAATCTGTATGTGCGCGGCACGTTCCCGATCAACGTCGCGCCGAACGCCGCGGCCAATCGCTCCGACGCCGCTCGCGCCATCATGCGCAAGTACGACGAGCTCGAAGCGGTCGTCTCGCAAAACGGCCGCCCCGACGACGGCACCGACCCGACGGGCTTTTACAATCTCGAATTCTTTTTGCCTTTGAAGCCGCGCACCGAATGGCCGATCACGAAAGAGGAAACCGGCTGGCGCAAGATCTTCGGCAAGACCCGCCCGCGCACCAAGGAAGAACTGATCGACGAGATGAATGCCGAGTTGTCGCGCGAGATCGTCGGCGCGAATTGGAACTTCTCGCAGAACATTCGCGACAACGTCATGGAGTCGCTCTCGGGCGTTAAGGGAGACAACTCGATCAAGATCTTCGGCCCCAATCTCGTCGAGCTCGAGCGCTTGGCCGAGGAGCTGACCATGCGGCTCAAGAGCATT from the Planctomycetia bacterium genome contains:
- a CDS encoding efflux RND transporter periplasmic adaptor subunit, with amino-acid sequence MTVASDAKSKSPWMKIALLVAVVAAIGIMALNMNQTRELVASLSTPSVEAKSKSLVELVGDRDDTVRLTQDDSARLLGVRVAEVRRATEPQPLNLPGTLFLDPNRLIHVHSRFGGEAISIGKIDDGKGKGVARSLQYGDRVKKGQLLAVVWSKEIGEKKSELMDASSKLEASKVILARLEKLAAGIVTERAKDEARLEVESNVIAVARAERTLRSWRMTDDEIKAIYDELHSIKQSKHSTNPEIEKRWAEIEVRAAIDGVIVEKSFNVGDMVDPNDDLFKIADLSRLQVLANIYEEDLGAVRALKPEARRWTIDLKSDRLNNRIPGTFELIGSVIDPAQRTGVVMGWIDNSDGKLAVGQFITATIELPYNPQVVAVPRTALIEEGDSSTVFVEVDRAQREYARRKVSVVRRGIDTIYVDSAPSADGDKPLQVGERVVVSGVLSLGGELAIIRTAASKRG
- a CDS encoding efflux RND transporter permease subunit, which encodes MVSRLVNWSLDNPLMVIIATLALVAGGFYAFLHVNVEAYPDPAPAIIEIIAKYPGASAEEVERQVTTPLEVALAGMPGLKYTRSKSLFGLSHVRNQFEYGIDYYAARQEVINRLQFVKDLPEGVEAELSPTSPTGEIMRYTLHSPRDADGKDIYSLNDLKTVQDWILVRKFRRIPRIIDTVSSGGTVKAYEVRPDPDRLLRYGITLKQLETTVRDSNANIGGDYLIHGDNLLNVRSIGLIGNGVDPMQSPVILNTKNPEVAAKYLRDEEKRRIKAIRDTVIVSVNNVPIRVEDVTEGGPIQYAEDLGKQGVVVTHKPRMGRISISYPDDKNKDGAASGSHDSASAKSNKKVAGVAADGQGTVWLDDVERVQGIILLRKGEASLPALRDVKAEIDTLNAEGGELLPGVKIEPYYDRTELIGVKTHTVHENLLVGMTLVTLILLMFLTNVRCALIVAINVPLALLVAFSMLYLRGRSANLLSIGAVDFGIIVDSSVIIVENIYRHLTSGQHTDESLKTRIFRACCEVERGLFFTTAIMVCAFLPLFTMKGPEGQIFGPMADTYAFALGGALVLALTIAPVLCLLFFKNLKPVEDNFMVRWLKSSYLRRLEWCLKHRNKTLVFMTIMVVITAIALPTLGREFMPELEEGNLYVRGTFPINVAPNAAANRSDAARAIMRKYDELEAVVSQNGRPDDGTDPTGFYNLEFFLPLKPRTEWPITKEETGWRKIFGKTRPRTKEELIDEMNAELSREIVGANWNFSQNIRDNVMESLSGVKGDNSIKIFGPNLVELERLAEELTMRLKSIPGIVNVGVFRVRGQPNLELPIDTAKCNYWGVSVEDVNAVVHSAVGGKPVTDMIEGEKRFDIVLRFPEALRNSEEAILNIPVDVYNNRSTTAEGDKQKNTVPSIGMAGAKLTTGGTTLGVNANQASPTVRRRLGDLVTPMDADGIPNPDGRFVQAGASTIYREQGKRMIAVKFSVRGRDLAGAVAEAQAKTADLFKAPYSSTWSGEFDQMREAEQRLMLVVPVSMLLVFLLIYLAFRSLLDTLSVFANVIALSRGGFWALIFTGTNFSISAAVGFISIFGVAIMDGLLLISYFNQLRAHGLPLHEAIMSGAEKRVRPMMMTALTAILGLLPAAVSTKIGAQTQQPLAIVVVGGMLMTLLINRYLMPVLYSLYGHREPSEHAASMAH